A stretch of bacterium DNA encodes these proteins:
- the csaB gene encoding polysaccharide pyruvyl transferase CsaB — MPRLVLSGYYGFDNLGDEAVLAATVAELRRRRPGLDILVLSASPEATARAHGVTGVPRARPGAIAAALRGCDLFLSGGGSLFQDATSWRSPWYYLTVLAAARRWCRRTAVYAQGFEPARRPWVRAGIRRVLEGVDLITVRDAASAQVLSASGLRRPRVVVGADPSFLLDPEPTPAVERECVRWGEGLRFGLAVRPWGDGRVLEAIAAAAREAGTRLGAHWILLPMHRPEDVRAAEVVAARLDGAVVVRDAFRPQEMLAAIGTLDLLVGMRLHALIFAALQGVPIVPVAYNRKVAALAAELQEDAPLQAAGLDPSALGARIAEVAADRPARRDRLRRVAAALRERAALSPALALELLE; from the coding sequence GTGCCCCGGCTCGTCCTCTCGGGTTACTACGGCTTCGACAACCTGGGCGATGAGGCGGTGCTCGCGGCGACCGTCGCGGAGCTGCGGCGGCGCCGGCCGGGCCTCGACATCCTGGTGCTGTCGGCATCCCCCGAGGCCACGGCCCGCGCGCACGGGGTGACCGGCGTGCCGCGCGCCCGCCCGGGCGCGATCGCGGCGGCGCTCCGCGGCTGCGACCTGTTCCTCTCCGGCGGCGGCAGCCTCTTTCAGGACGCGACGAGCTGGCGCAGCCCCTGGTACTATCTCACCGTGCTCGCGGCGGCCCGGCGATGGTGCCGGAGGACGGCGGTCTACGCGCAGGGGTTCGAACCCGCCCGACGGCCGTGGGTGCGGGCCGGCATCCGGCGCGTCCTGGAGGGAGTGGATCTCATCACGGTCCGCGACGCTGCCTCCGCACAGGTCCTCTCGGCGTCGGGGCTGCGCCGGCCCCGCGTCGTCGTCGGCGCCGATCCGTCGTTTCTGCTCGATCCGGAGCCGACGCCGGCCGTCGAGCGGGAGTGCGTCCGTTGGGGGGAGGGCCTCCGGTTCGGGCTGGCGGTGCGGCCGTGGGGTGATGGACGCGTGCTCGAGGCGATTGCCGCTGCGGCCCGCGAGGCCGGGACGCGGCTCGGCGCGCACTGGATCCTGCTGCCGATGCACCGGCCGGAGGACGTCCGGGCGGCGGAGGTCGTGGCCGCGCGGCTCGACGGTGCGGTGGTGGTGCGGGACGCCTTTAGACCGCAAGAGATGCTGGCCGCGATCGGGACGCTGGATCTCCTTGTCGGGATGCGCCTGCACGCCCTAATCTTTGCGGCCCTCCAGGGTGTGCCGATCGTACCCGTGGCCTACAACCGTAAAGTGGCGGCGCTGGCCGCGGAACTGCAGGAGGACGCCCCCCTCCAAGCGGCGGGACTGGACCCCAGCGCGCTCGGGGCGAGGATCGCCGAGGTGGCGGCGGACCGGCCCGCCCGCCGCGACCGCCTCCGGCGCGTCGCGGCGGCGCTGCGCGAGCGCGCAGCGCTGAGCCCGGCGCTCGCCCTCGAGTTACTGGAATGA
- a CDS encoding DUF5693 family protein, with translation MTMWRQVWRRVPVLVACVAAGLAASGVLLAGRAAVERSYRTVEITVDGDDWATLAELRGVDRDALYADLYRRGVRSVTVYAASLRRLADAGLVTYTAGSDAVDQARAQTLTGPLGTLARTGRLHANSTYVQGTAPILDVVRAGIALQRGPGAATFAGPGLLEIAGRGRDLEDLSLEMVPAEVASARRAHLAAEVRVRNVREVAPGGLDALFASLVRFGQAFTLIFDRDQVLGYDALVPDVAAAIKAHGFAFGQIEAFSSSRRQKGEGQLAVLAAPRVIRVFSLTPQELASLTPQQARDKYVLAAHERNVRILYVRPFLTTSAGVDPIQANLDYVGSIADELTRSGYKMGKAVPLPSLGTPAPWFVLAALGALAAAALAAAETGAALGYEVRPQWLYGGVAAGLAITLGAMAVHHVTLWREVLALLAALAFPVLAMLWFVPGARRETWPAVRAGGAGVVARSVAQLWAVSAASALGGLMVGALLSEWAFMMEIRLFLGVKAAIVVPIVIIGLAVAAAQAGPEGVWPRVREWLRQPLRLEYGILLILIGGAALFALGRTGNTGLPALGGLEIKARTVLERVLVARPRTKEFLVGHPAMMLAVALALLGARRWVLPAAMVGAVGQTGLIDSFAHIHTPLVYTVERTVSALIIGSLIGAVLVGVLLWSRRWWRLTVPASETAAPDAEPAARRHGAIRVPEIT, from the coding sequence GTGTGCTCCTCGCGGGGCGGGCCGCGGTCGAGCGATCGTATCGGACCGTCGAGATCACCGTGGATGGGGACGATTGGGCGACGCTTGCTGAGCTGCGGGGCGTGGACCGGGACGCGCTGTACGCGGATCTGTACCGCCGGGGCGTGCGCAGCGTCACCGTATACGCGGCCTCGCTGCGCCGGCTCGCGGACGCCGGCCTTGTCACCTACACCGCCGGCAGCGACGCGGTCGATCAGGCGCGCGCGCAGACCCTGACCGGGCCGCTCGGGACCCTGGCGCGCACCGGCCGCCTGCACGCGAACAGCACGTACGTGCAGGGGACGGCGCCGATCCTCGACGTGGTCCGCGCCGGGATCGCGCTGCAGCGGGGCCCGGGGGCGGCGACGTTCGCCGGTCCGGGTCTGCTCGAAATCGCCGGCCGCGGCCGCGACCTGGAGGATCTCTCGCTCGAGATGGTGCCGGCCGAAGTCGCCTCGGCGCGGCGGGCGCATCTCGCGGCGGAGGTCCGCGTGCGGAACGTTCGGGAAGTCGCGCCGGGCGGGCTCGACGCGCTCTTCGCGTCGCTCGTCCGGTTCGGGCAGGCTTTCACCCTGATCTTCGATCGTGATCAGGTCCTCGGCTACGATGCCCTCGTTCCCGATGTGGCGGCCGCCATCAAGGCGCACGGGTTTGCCTTCGGGCAGATCGAGGCGTTCTCGTCGAGCCGGCGGCAAAAGGGCGAGGGGCAGCTCGCGGTACTGGCGGCGCCCCGCGTCATCCGCGTGTTCAGCCTGACGCCCCAAGAACTGGCGTCGCTCACGCCGCAGCAGGCGCGCGACAAGTACGTGCTGGCGGCCCACGAGCGAAACGTTCGTATCCTCTATGTCCGGCCCTTCCTCACCACGTCGGCGGGCGTGGATCCGATCCAGGCGAACCTGGACTACGTGGGCTCGATCGCCGACGAGTTGACGCGCAGCGGTTACAAGATGGGCAAGGCGGTGCCGCTGCCCTCCCTCGGCACGCCGGCGCCGTGGTTCGTCCTGGCGGCGCTCGGCGCTCTGGCCGCGGCGGCCCTGGCCGCCGCCGAAACCGGCGCCGCGCTCGGGTACGAAGTTCGGCCGCAATGGCTGTACGGCGGCGTCGCCGCCGGGTTGGCGATCACGCTCGGAGCGATGGCGGTCCACCACGTCACGCTGTGGCGAGAAGTGCTGGCGCTCCTGGCGGCGCTGGCGTTCCCGGTCCTGGCGATGCTTTGGTTCGTCCCGGGCGCGCGGCGCGAGACTTGGCCGGCCGTCCGGGCGGGCGGGGCCGGTGTGGTCGCGCGGAGCGTGGCGCAACTGTGGGCCGTCTCCGCCGCCTCCGCGTTGGGCGGGTTGATGGTGGGCGCGCTGCTGAGCGAATGGGCCTTCATGATGGAGATCCGGTTGTTCCTCGGCGTCAAGGCCGCGATCGTGGTGCCGATCGTGATCATCGGGCTGGCGGTCGCGGCGGCGCAGGCCGGACCCGAGGGGGTATGGCCGCGGGTACGGGAGTGGCTCCGGCAACCGCTGCGGCTCGAGTACGGCATCCTGCTCATCCTCATCGGCGGCGCCGCGCTGTTCGCGCTCGGCCGGACCGGCAACACCGGCCTGCCGGCGCTCGGCGGTCTCGAGATCAAGGCCCGCACCGTTCTCGAGCGGGTCTTGGTGGCGCGTCCGCGGACGAAGGAATTTCTGGTCGGCCACCCGGCGATGATGCTCGCCGTCGCCCTGGCGCTGCTCGGCGCCCGGCGCTGGGTGCTGCCCGCCGCGATGGTGGGCGCCGTCGGACAGACAGGGCTCATCGACTCCTTTGCGCACATCCACACGCCGCTCGTCTACACCGTCGAGCGGACCGTCTCTGCACTGATCATCGGCTCGCTGATCGGCGCGGTCCTGGTCGGGGTGCTGCTGTGGAGCCGGCGGTGGTGGCGGCTCACGGTGCCGGCGTCGGAGACCGCGGCCCCAGACGCCGAGCCCGCGGCCCGCCGTCACGGGGCGATCCGCGTGCCGGAAATTACGTAG